The following proteins are co-located in the Solanum pennellii chromosome 1, SPENNV200 genome:
- the LOC107007433 gene encoding exportin-2, with product MEWNPETAQFLSQCFLNTLSPLPEPRRRVETALSEASERSNYGLAVLHLVAEPSVDEQIRQSAAVNFKNHLKARWAPSPPKESNLPALNPISDPEKELIKSLIVSLMLKSSPKIQSQLSEALAVIGKHDFPKAWQSLLPELVANLDTLTQANDYASVNGVLATINSLFKKFRYQFKTNELLLDLKYCLDNFAKPLLEVFKRTVNLIDQAVACGAANAATLKLYIESQRLCCRIFYSLNFQELPEFFEDHMDEWMIEFKKYLTVKYPVLEDTGDDGLAVVDGLRAAVCENIGLYMEKEEELFQKYLSGFVEAVWSLLVASSASSSRERLTVTAIKFLTTVSTSVHHILFERDDILEQICQSIVIPNVMLRDEDEELFEMNYIEFIRRDMEGSDLDTRRRIACELLKGIGMHYKDKVTAKVSLQIQNCLGLFSQNPDANWKYKDCAIYLVVSLATKKAGGSSVSTDLVDVENFFGSVIVPELQSRDVNAFPMLKAGALKFFTMFRNQLPKAVAMALLPDVVRFLASESNVVHSYAASCIEKLLLVKDDGTRARYTAADISPFLLVLMTNLFSALEKPESEENQYIMKCIMRVLGAAEISRDVASACITGLTNVLNRVCENPKNPIFNHYLFESVAVLIRRACERDPTLISAFEGSLFPSLQMVLAKDVSEFFPYAFQLLAQLVELNRPPVPQHYVQIFEILLLPESWKKSANVPALVRLLQAFLRKAPHELNQQGRLSNVLGIFNTLISSPSTDDQGFYVLNTVIENLGYDVISPFMGHIWVSLFNRLQHGRTVKFLKNLVIFMSLFLVKHGLQNLVVSMNAVQKDVFQTIVEQFWVPNLKLITGSVELKLTSVASTKLICESSTLLDPKVRGKMLDSIVTLLSRPEEERVLDETDVPDFGETVGYNATFVHLYNAGKKEEDPLKEVNDPKQYLVASMANLAALSPGTYPQLIRENLEPANQTALLQFCSSYNLSIV from the coding sequence ATGGAGTGGAACCCTGAAACCGCACAATTTCTCTCCCAATGCTTCCTTAATACGCTATCTCCGTTACCGGAGCCTCGCCGTCGAGTTGAAACAGCACTTTCTGAGGCCTCCGAGAGATCTAACTATGGTCTCGCCGTGCTTCATCTTGTAGCTGAGCCTTCTGTTGACGAGCAGATCCGTCAATCTGCTGCTGTTAACTTCAAAAACCATCTCAAGGCCCGTTGGGCTCCATCACCTCCTAAAGAATCCAATCTTCCAGCATTAAACCCCATTTCCGACCCTGAGAAGGAGCTTATTAAGAGCTTGATTGTTTCTCTTATGCTTAAGTCCTCACCTAAGATACAATCCCAGCTCAGTGAAGCTTTGGCTGTGATTGGAAAGCATGATTTCCCAAAAGCTTGGCAATCTTTGTTGCCTGAGCTTGTTGCCAACCTTGATACTTTAACACAAGCAAATGATTATGCTTCTGTTAATGGTGTATTAGCTACCATTAATTCTTTGTTTAAGAAGTTCCGTTATCAGTTTAAGACCAATGAGTTGCTTCTTGATTTAAAATACTGTCTTGATAACTTTGCAAAGCCACTTTTGGAAGTGTTCAAAAGAACTGTGAATTTGATCGATCAAGCTGTGGCGTGTGGGGCTGCAAATGCCGCAACCCTTAAGCTCTACATAGAGTCTCAAAGGTTGTGCTGTAGAATATTTTATTCGTTGAATTTTCAAGAGTTGCCGGAGTTTTTTGAGGACCATATGGACGAGTGGATGATCGAGTTTAAGAAGTATCTCACTGTGAAATACCCCGTGCTTGAGGACACTGGGGATGATGGTCTTGCTGTTGTTGATGGACTGCGTGCTGCAGTGTGTGAAAATATTGGTCTTTATATGGAGAAGGAGGAAGAACTGTTTCAGAAGTATCTAAGCGGGTTTGTCGAGGCTGTATGGAGTCTTCTTGTGGCTTCATCTGCATCTTCTAGTAGGGAACGACTTACTGTTACTGCAATCAAGTTCTTAACCACTGTTAGTACTAGCGTGCATCATATTTTGTTTGAAAGAGATGACATTCTGGAGCAGATTTGTCAGAGTATTGTAATTCCCAATGTGATGCTGAGAGACGAGGATGAAGAGTTGTTTGAAATGAACTATATTGAGTTTATTAGACGGGATATGGAAGGGAGTGATCTTGATACAAGGAGGAGGATCGCATGTGAACTGCTCAAGGGCATTGGTATGCATTACAAAGACAAGGTCACAGCGAAGGTGTCCCTTCAGATACAAAATTGCTTGGGCTTGTTTTCCCAGAATCCGGATGCAAATTGGAAATATAAGGATTGCGCTATCTATTTGGTTGTCTCCCTTGCCACTAAGAAGGCAGGTGGTAGTTCAGTATCAACTGATCTTGTAGATGTTGAGAACTTTTTCGGGTCAGTTATTGTACCAGAGTTGCAAAGTAGGGATGTGAATGCCTTTCCAATGTTGAAGGCAGGTGCATTAAAGTTCTTTACTATGTTCCGAAATCAGCTGCCAAAGGCTGTTGCAATGGCATTACTACCAGATGTTGTGCGTTTCCTTGCTTCAGAGTCAAATGTGGTTCATTCTTATGCTGCGAGTTGCATTGAGAAACTGTTGCTTGTTAAAGATGATGGGACACGAGCAAGATATACAGCAGCAGATATTAGTCCCTTTTTGTTAGTGTTGATGACTAACCTTTTTAGTGCCCTGGAGAAGCCAGAATCTGAGgagaatcaatatataatgaagTGTATTATGCGAGTGCTAGGAGCTGCTGAAATTTCTCGTGATGTTGCTTCAGCTTGCATAACAGGTCTGACAAATGTTCTCAACAGAGTCTGCGAGAACCCTAAGAATcctatttttaatcattatctCTTTGAATCGGTAGCTGTTCTTATTAGGAGAGCCTGTGAGAGGGATCCTACTCTTATATCTGCTTTCGAAGGGAGCCTTTTCCCTAGCCTCCAGATGGTCTTGGCTAAGGATGTGAGTGAATTCTTTCCATATGCATTTCAGCTGTTGGCTCAGCTTGTTGAGTTGAATAGACCTCCTGTACCTCAGCACTACGTGCAGATCTTTGAGATTCTCCTCTTACCTGAGTCATGGAAAAAGTCCGCAAATGTTCCAGCTCTTGTCCGATTGCTCCAAGCATTCCTCCGGAAGGCACCTCATGAGCTTAACCAGCAGGGCAGGCTGTCTAATGTTCTGGGTATTTTCAATACACTGATTTCATCTCCCAGCACAGATGACCAAGGTTTTTATGTGCTCAACACGGTTATTGAAAATCTTGGGTATGATGTAATATCACCTTTTATGGGCCACATTTGGGTTTCACTTTTTAACCGGCTGCAGCATGGCAGAACGGTGAAGTTTCTGAAGAATCTTGTGATATTTATGTCTCTATTCTTGGTCAAGCATGGGTTACAGAATCTTGTGGTTTCAATGAATGCGGTTCAGAAGGATGTATTTCAGACCATTGTGGAGCAATTTTGGGTGCCGAACCTCAAGTTAATCACAGGATCTGTTGAACTCAAGCTGACTTCAGTTGCTTCAACAAAACTAATTTGCGAATCTTCAACATTATTGGATCCCAAGGTTCGGGGCAAAATGCTTGACAGCATTGTTACTCTTCTCTCTAGACCGGAGGAAGAGAGAGTGTTGGATGAGACAGACGTTCCAGACTTTGGGGAGACTGTGGGTTATAATGCTACTTTCGTTCATCTTTATAATGCTGGGAAGAAAGAAGAGGACCCTTTGAAGGAAGTGAATGATCCAAAGCAATATTTGGTGGCTTCCATGGCGAATCTTGCTGCTCTTTCCCCTGGAACATATCCGCAGCTTATTAGAGAAAATCTTGAGCCAGCAAATCAAACAGCTCTTCTTCAGTTCTGCAGCTCCTACAATCTCTCAATAGTTTGA